A window of Desulfobulbus oralis genomic DNA:
GGGCAGCTACACCTTTGCCGGCTATAGGAGCGTTGCGGACAAGGACGGCGAAGCGCGGCGGACTTGCCGTTTCCGGCTTTACGGCGGTGATGGGGCCCAGGATCTGCAGGCGGCGGTGCACGAGGCCAGCGTGGCTGCCAGCGCCGTGGTGCGGGCCCGGGACATGGCCAACACGCCGGCCAACTACTGGACACCTGCGGAATTTGCGGCCACGGCGGCCAGATTGGGCAGGGGCAAAAGGCTGAAGGCCACGGTGCTGGACAAGGACGAACTGGAAAAGCAGGGCCTGAATGCAATTCTGGCCGTGGGCAGCGGCTCGGCCCGGCCGCCCACCTTATCGGTCGTGGAATACCATACGCGGAAAAAAGATCCGACCCTGATGCTGGTGGGCAAGGGGCTGACCTTCGATTCCGGGGGACTGTGCCTGAAACCGCCGGCAGGCATGGACGAGATGAAGTATGACATGTGCGGCGGCGCGGCGGTCATGGCCGTCATGCAGGCCCTCCCGGAGCTGGGCCTGTCCGGCTTGAATGTCGTGGGCCTGGTGCCGGCCGCGGAAAATCTTTCCGGCTCTGCGGCACTCAAGCCCGGCGATGTGCTGCAACATTTCGGCGGCCGTTACAGCGAGGTGGTCAACACCGACGCCGAAGGCCGGCTGGTGCTGGCCGATGCCATTGCCTACGGCATTGCCACGTTCAGACCGCAGGTGGTGATCGATGTGGCCACGCTCACCGGTGCGGCCGTGGTGGGGCTGGGGCATCACTACAGCGGCCTTTTGAGCAACAACGACGAGCTGGCCAGCCGCCTGGTGGCTGCGGGCCGGGTCACGGGCGAGCCGGTCTGGCGGCTGCCCCTGGGCGCGGAGTACCGCAGACAGCTCGATTCCACGGTGGCGGACCTCAAAAATGCGGCCGACCGCAGTGGCGGCACCATTACCGCGGCCTGTTATCTGCAGGAATTTGTGGGCGAGACGCCGTGGGCCCACCTGGATATTGCAGGAACTGCCTGGAATTTCACGGAAAAATCCTATGTGCCCAAAGGAGCTTCGGGCGTGGGCGT
This region includes:
- a CDS encoding leucyl aminopeptidase, producing MMFAFEVDDAAPRDFAGAALVVVLSREKGARSDLGCDLGKTLPAAIAHVAACGDLLSRPDQLLWLYPALMNWRRETPYQAGRILVAALAGDDADPDLLAERLRLCGGLIAAQLKQVQAREALLLWPRDLNLQPAGALRALVEGLALGSYTFAGYRSVADKDGEARRTCRFRLYGGDGAQDLQAAVHEASVAASAVVRARDMANTPANYWTPAEFAATAARLGRGKRLKATVLDKDELEKQGLNAILAVGSGSARPPTLSVVEYHTRKKDPTLMLVGKGLTFDSGGLCLKPPAGMDEMKYDMCGGAAVMAVMQALPELGLSGLNVVGLVPAAENLSGSAALKPGDVLQHFGGRYSEVVNTDAEGRLVLADAIAYGIATFRPQVVIDVATLTGAAVVGLGHHYSGLLSNNDELASRLVAAGRVTGEPVWRLPLGAEYRRQLDSTVADLKNAADRSGGTITAACYLQEFVGETPWAHLDIAGTAWNFTEKSYVPKGASGVGVRTLLRFLLDWGKNVEAGCPQNPLAKREGRRNL